One Lactobacillus sp. ESL0785 DNA window includes the following coding sequences:
- the tsaD gene encoding tRNA (adenosine(37)-N6)-threonylcarbamoyltransferase complex transferase subunit TsaD, producing MNKQKDIRILAYESSCDETSTAVIKNGREIESLIVATQIKSHQRFGGVVPEVASRHHIEVISQITTEALVEANINWNDIDAIAVTYGPGLVGALLIGVSAAKAVSMATGIPLIGVDHIMGHIMAAQLTDEITYPALALQVSGGHTEIVLLKDPTHFEIVGDTRDDAAGEAYDKIGRVLGVKYPAGKTIDEWAHQGQDTFNFPRAMMEDNDYDFSFSGLKSAFINTCHHADQIHQELNKYDLAASFQAAVVDVLAHKTIRAIKQYQPKTFIMGGGVAANLGLRDRMQHEIAALPSKMAPKVILPSLKLCGDNAAMIGAAAYNLYNEGQFADLTLNADPSLELPYAKSMLE from the coding sequence TTGAATAAACAAAAAGATATTCGTATTTTAGCTTATGAAAGTTCCTGTGATGAAACTTCAACTGCAGTAATTAAAAATGGTCGTGAGATTGAGAGTTTAATAGTTGCTACTCAAATTAAAAGTCACCAGCGCTTTGGCGGTGTAGTGCCAGAAGTCGCTAGTCGTCATCACATTGAAGTAATTAGTCAGATTACGACAGAAGCCTTAGTTGAAGCAAATATAAATTGGAATGATATTGATGCGATTGCTGTAACTTATGGTCCTGGACTTGTTGGCGCGTTATTAATTGGCGTTAGTGCGGCTAAGGCAGTATCAATGGCAACTGGAATTCCGCTAATCGGCGTTGACCATATTATGGGGCACATTATGGCTGCACAGTTAACAGATGAGATTACGTATCCAGCTTTGGCTCTGCAAGTTTCAGGTGGGCATACCGAAATTGTTCTATTAAAGGATCCAACTCATTTTGAAATTGTAGGTGATACGCGCGATGATGCCGCTGGTGAAGCTTATGATAAGATTGGTCGAGTTCTCGGCGTAAAGTACCCAGCGGGTAAAACAATTGATGAATGGGCCCATCAAGGTCAAGATACTTTTAACTTCCCCCGGGCAATGATGGAAGATAATGATTATGATTTTTCTTTTTCTGGATTAAAGAGTGCGTTTATCAATACTTGTCATCATGCTGACCAAATTCATCAGGAGTTGAATAAGTATGATTTAGCTGCAAGTTTTCAAGCAGCAGTTGTAGATGTTTTGGCTCATAAAACTATACGGGCAATTAAGCAGTATCAGCCTAAGACCTTTATTATGGGAGGCGGTGTGGCTGCTAATCTTGGCTTGCGTGACCGCATGCAGCACGAAATTGCGGCATTACCATCAAAAATGGCGCCTAAAGTAATTTTACCTAGTCTTAAGTTGTGTGGTGATAATGCAGCAATGATTGGTGCAGCGGCTTATAATTTGTATAATGAAGGTCAATTTGCAGATTTAACATTGAATGCAGACCCATCGTTAGAATTACCATATGCTAAGAGTATGTTAGAATAA
- a CDS encoding cyclic-di-AMP receptor gives MKLIIAIVQREDASRLQHAFIRENIRATKLATTGGFLSQGNTTFIVGIDNEHVQEVLRLIKTESKSREEYMNPNMVMTGFDISSQPIKITVGGATCFVLPVEEFKQF, from the coding sequence ATGAAGTTAATAATTGCAATTGTTCAAAGAGAGGATGCTAGTCGGTTACAGCACGCCTTTATTCGGGAAAATATTCGGGCAACTAAGTTGGCGACAACCGGTGGCTTTCTTAGTCAAGGCAACACTACCTTTATTGTCGGAATCGATAATGAACATGTGCAGGAAGTATTGCGGCTGATTAAGACAGAATCCAAATCACGTGAGGAATATATGAATCCGAATATGGTTATGACCGGTTTTGATATAAGTAGCCAACCCATTAAGATTACGGTTGGTGGCGCAACTTGCTTTGTGTTGCCTGTGGAAGAGTTTAAGCAATTTTAA
- a CDS encoding YbaB/EbfC family nucleoid-associated protein: protein MSRKPNFGAMGGMGGMNMQQMMKQAKKMQEQMMQEQQNITMQEFVGKSADDLVVATFSGDRKLKDLTINKEAIDPDDPDMLQDLIIDAVNKGLAEIDQATQASLGKYTKGMI from the coding sequence ATGAGTAGAAAACCTAATTTTGGTGCAATGGGCGGCATGGGTGGAATGAACATGCAGCAAATGATGAAACAAGCTAAAAAGATGCAGGAACAGATGATGCAAGAGCAGCAAAATATTACCATGCAGGAATTTGTGGGTAAATCCGCTGATGACTTGGTAGTTGCAACTTTTAGCGGTGATCGTAAGTTAAAAGATTTGACAATTAATAAGGAAGCAATTGATCCAGATGATCCAGATATGCTGCAAGATTTAATTATTGATGCTGTAAATAAGGGCTTAGCAGAGATTGATCAGGCAACACAGGCAAGTTTAGGAAAATATACGAAGGGTATGATTTAA
- a CDS encoding YaaL family protein — translation MARNKVKQMGDDMLVTVIEKLQDEIAVQKSLDPTTLDMSEDNVIASKILQAKYSFLYNEARHRHTRFSGYTNAISE, via the coding sequence ATGGCACGGAATAAAGTTAAGCAAATGGGCGATGACATGTTAGTCACTGTTATTGAAAAATTACAGGATGAGATTGCAGTACAAAAGAGTTTGGATCCGACAACCTTAGATATGTCGGAAGATAATGTTATTGCCAGTAAAATTTTGCAGGCTAAATATTCATTCTTATATAATGAAGCGCGTCATCGACATACAAGATTTAGTGGTTATACTAATGCAATTTCTGAATAA
- a CDS encoding acyl-ACP thioesterase domain-containing protein — MKYSEQKHIEFYECDENQHLKLPAMVDLMMSVSEHQLSKGDASTNALTARGLGWVVTQYHIEVTNLPQPNDQITVTTNAVGYNRFLEYRDFTFSDNQGNELIKVKSEWVLFDLKKRKMVATDEKMMTELGIPLLKKLPRFPRLRPQKEYQTKQQYRVRYDDLDTNHHMTNGHYFSWFIDTLPREFLQQHLVQTIEIKFNQEVTYGQKPFACVQLEDNEDGIKSFHLIEDEAGNSRAVCELTWRQI; from the coding sequence ATGAAGTATAGTGAACAAAAGCACATTGAATTTTATGAATGTGATGAAAACCAACATTTGAAATTGCCAGCAATGGTTGATTTGATGATGAGTGTATCAGAACATCAACTTAGCAAGGGAGATGCGAGTACTAATGCCTTGACTGCACGTGGTTTGGGCTGGGTGGTTACCCAATATCATATTGAGGTGACAAATTTGCCGCAGCCTAATGATCAGATAACAGTGACAACAAATGCTGTTGGTTATAATCGTTTTTTGGAATATCGTGATTTTACTTTTAGCGATAATCAAGGTAACGAACTAATTAAGGTTAAGAGTGAATGGGTACTGTTTGATTTGAAAAAGCGTAAAATGGTAGCTACTGATGAAAAAATGATGACCGAACTAGGGATACCACTACTTAAAAAATTACCACGTTTCCCTCGTTTGCGGCCACAAAAAGAATATCAAACCAAGCAGCAGTATCGTGTTCGCTATGATGACCTTGATACTAATCACCATATGACGAACGGTCATTATTTTAGCTGGTTTATTGATACTTTACCGCGAGAATTTTTGCAACAGCACTTAGTACAAACAATTGAGATTAAATTTAATCAGGAAGTAACATATGGGCAAAAACCGTTTGCCTGTGTTCAGTTAGAGGATAATGAGGACGGTATTAAGTCATTTCATCTAATTGAAGATGAGGCAGGCAATTCTAGAGCCGTTTGTGAACTAACTTGGCGGCAAATATAA
- the tsaB gene encoding tRNA (adenosine(37)-N6)-threonylcarbamoyltransferase complex dimerization subunit type 1 TsaB — MKILSVSTATNHLSVALNDGQTVIIEKGEQDERNHSEHLDPLITEILAANNLQLKDIDRFAVAIGPGSYTGLRIGITTVKMFASILHKDVVGISTLQALAASCEDKDTLIVAGIDARNDNYFAGAYLNQNGQPVNVIADGHYQITALLAAVKEYLVTNEIAKVVFIGSGFTKQEELLKQLPASFSYGTDEQNIIHAGLIGKLAVTAEPTAPDQLLPRYLRRTQAEVDWHKKTGQPFAPDSNYVEEV; from the coding sequence ATGAAAATATTAAGTGTATCAACGGCAACTAATCATTTGAGTGTCGCGTTGAATGACGGCCAGACAGTGATCATAGAAAAAGGCGAACAAGATGAGCGTAATCATAGTGAGCATCTTGATCCGTTAATTACTGAAATCTTAGCAGCTAATAATTTGCAATTAAAAGATATTGATCGTTTTGCTGTTGCAATTGGGCCAGGATCTTATACGGGATTGCGGATTGGGATTACTACTGTTAAAATGTTTGCCAGTATTTTGCATAAGGATGTTGTTGGCATTTCAACTCTGCAGGCATTAGCTGCAAGCTGCGAAGATAAGGATACATTAATTGTAGCGGGAATTGATGCGCGCAATGATAATTACTTTGCTGGAGCTTACCTTAATCAAAACGGGCAACCTGTTAATGTAATTGCCGATGGTCATTATCAGATTACAGCTTTATTGGCTGCAGTTAAAGAGTATTTGGTTACTAATGAAATAGCTAAAGTTGTTTTTATTGGTTCAGGTTTTACTAAGCAGGAAGAATTACTTAAACAATTACCGGCATCGTTCAGTTATGGTACAGATGAGCAAAATATCATTCACGCTGGCTTAATTGGCAAGTTAGCAGTAACTGCAGAACCAACTGCTCCTGATCAACTGCTGCCACGATATTTACGCCGTACTCAAGCCGAAGTAGATTGGCATAAGAAGACGGGACAACCATTTGCACCAGACAGTAATTATGTAGAAGAAGTTTAA
- the rsmI gene encoding 16S rRNA (cytidine(1402)-2'-O)-methyltransferase has product MQRQSSYAQDQGKLYLVPTPIGNLEDITIRAQKILTNADYIAAEDTRTSGILLEKIGVHNRMLSFHKYNSKERAPELVKLMQEGAVIAEISDAGMPVISDPGYILVQECIKHDIPVVPLPGPSAFTTALIASGFDAQPFTYYGFLPRKVSEQKPYFEQMNIAHATSIFYEAPHRLVKTLKNMSTVLAADRQIVAARELTKIHEEFIRGTVSELFDYFTVNTPRGEFVMLVSPSTATPKQLTWPELIKLVDELVAKGETKKSAIKEVAKNNNVSKNELYDQYHQK; this is encoded by the coding sequence ATGCAGCGGCAAAGTAGTTATGCTCAAGATCAGGGCAAGCTTTATTTAGTACCAACACCGATTGGTAATTTAGAAGATATTACAATTCGGGCACAGAAGATTTTAACTAATGCAGACTATATTGCAGCTGAAGATACACGTACCAGTGGGATTTTATTAGAAAAAATTGGTGTTCATAATCGGATGCTGTCTTTTCATAAATATAATTCTAAAGAGCGCGCACCTGAATTAGTAAAATTGATGCAGGAGGGGGCTGTAATTGCTGAAATCAGTGATGCGGGGATGCCTGTGATTTCTGATCCAGGTTATATTTTAGTGCAGGAGTGCATTAAACATGATATTCCAGTTGTGCCACTTCCGGGACCATCGGCGTTTACAACGGCTTTGATTGCATCGGGGTTTGATGCGCAACCATTTACTTACTATGGTTTTTTACCGCGCAAGGTAAGTGAACAGAAGCCGTACTTTGAACAGATGAATATTGCTCATGCAACGTCGATTTTTTATGAAGCACCGCATAGATTGGTTAAAACCTTAAAAAATATGAGTACAGTTTTGGCAGCAGATAGGCAAATTGTTGCCGCACGAGAATTAACTAAAATTCACGAAGAATTTATTCGGGGAACAGTTAGTGAATTATTTGATTATTTTACTGTGAATACACCTCGAGGTGAATTCGTAATGTTGGTGTCACCAAGTACAGCAACACCGAAGCAATTAACTTGGCCAGAGCTGATTAAGCTAGTTGATGAGCTAGTTGCTAAAGGCGAAACTAAAAAGTCGGCAATTAAGGAAGTGGCTAAAAATAATAATGTGTCTAAAAATGAACTTTATGATCAGTACCATCAAAAATAG
- the tadA gene encoding tRNA adenosine(34) deaminase TadA — MTFSSEEKKKYMQLAFVQAKKAASLGEVPIGAVLVDPAGQVIGTGYNRRELDQDGTQHAEMMAIRQGCAELHSWRLIDCSLFVTLEPCSMCAGAIINSRIKNVFYGALDPKAGAAGSVVDLFAVAKFNHHPHVIRGLYREEASQMLKDFFRKIRRQQKLAKNSAK, encoded by the coding sequence ATGACGTTTTCAAGTGAAGAAAAGAAAAAGTATATGCAACTAGCCTTTGTGCAAGCAAAAAAAGCTGCTTCCTTAGGTGAAGTGCCAATTGGCGCTGTCTTAGTTGATCCTGCAGGGCAAGTGATTGGAACGGGTTATAACCGGCGCGAATTAGATCAAGACGGGACGCAACACGCAGAAATGATGGCGATTAGACAAGGCTGTGCTGAACTTCATAGTTGGCGGTTAATTGACTGCAGCTTATTTGTAACCTTAGAACCATGTTCAATGTGTGCCGGTGCGATTATTAATTCTCGGATTAAAAATGTTTTTTATGGTGCACTTGATCCTAAAGCTGGGGCTGCTGGTAGCGTCGTTGACTTATTCGCAGTTGCTAAATTTAATCATCATCCACATGTGATTCGTGGTTTGTATCGTGAAGAAGCTAGTCAGATGTTAAAAGATTTTTTTCGTAAAATTCGCCGTCAGCAAAAATTAGCGAAAAATTCAGCAAAGTAG
- the recR gene encoding recombination mediator RecR — translation MQYPAPIAHLIESYMKLPGIGEKTATRLAFYTLDMPDDDVYDFGAALKEVKEKLHRCSICGNITEQDPCIVCTNSERDQSTIMVVEQPKDVMAFEEMGEYSGLYHVLHGVLSPMDGIGPEEINIKSLIVRLQKQDSVKEVILALNSTPEGESTAMYISKLIKPAGIKVTRLAAGLAVGSDIEYANSITLKRAVQGRTSI, via the coding sequence TTGCAGTATCCAGCACCAATTGCGCATTTAATTGAATCCTATATGAAATTACCGGGAATTGGTGAAAAAACAGCGACCCGCCTTGCTTTTTATACATTGGACATGCCGGATGATGATGTTTATGATTTTGGTGCAGCGCTTAAAGAAGTTAAGGAAAAACTGCATCGTTGTTCAATTTGCGGTAACATTACTGAGCAAGATCCGTGTATTGTGTGTACGAATTCTGAACGTGACCAATCGACAATCATGGTGGTTGAACAGCCTAAAGATGTTATGGCATTTGAAGAAATGGGCGAGTATTCTGGCTTGTACCATGTTTTACACGGGGTTTTGTCACCGATGGATGGTATTGGGCCAGAAGAGATTAATATTAAGTCTTTGATTGTCCGCTTGCAGAAGCAGGATAGTGTTAAAGAAGTAATTTTAGCCTTAAACTCAACGCCTGAAGGTGAATCAACGGCAATGTATATCAGTAAGTTGATTAAACCAGCTGGTATCAAAGTAACGCGCTTAGCTGCAGGTCTGGCGGTTGGCAGCGATATTGAGTATGCAAATTCGATTACCTTAAAACGGGCAGTGCAAGGGAGAACATCGATCTAA
- the yabA gene encoding DNA replication initiation control protein YabA, whose protein sequence is MDSYSKLQQLHDSMVKMTKTIESLENDILDTLKENTELKVENQLLREKMDKMTSANTHNSAIKTQSGLESLRQIYNSGYHICNMYYGSHRDPSSDCMFCLDILDNFGEKKKVH, encoded by the coding sequence GTGGATTCATATTCAAAATTACAACAGCTCCATGATTCAATGGTTAAAATGACTAAGACAATTGAAAGCCTGGAAAATGATATCTTAGATACATTAAAAGAAAATACCGAGCTTAAAGTTGAAAATCAGTTATTACGTGAAAAAATGGATAAGATGACGAGTGCAAATACGCATAATAGTGCGATTAAGACGCAGAGTGGGCTTGAATCACTGCGGCAAATATATAATTCGGGTTATCACATTTGTAATATGTATTATGGATCGCACCGTGACCCAAGTTCAGATTGCATGTTTTGCTTAGACATTCTTGATAATTTTGGTGAAAAAAAGAAAGTACATTAA
- the dnaX gene encoding DNA polymerase III subunit gamma/tau: protein MAYQALYRKWRPRTFDSVVGQEDITNTLKNAIKRGTVSHAFLFAGPRGTGKTSCAKIFAKALNCTNLQDGEPCNECANCLAADKGVMPDIMEIDAASNNGVDEIREIRDKVKYAPTQGKYKVYIIDEVHMLSMGAFNALLKTLEEPPEHVVFILATTELQKVPATIISRTQRYNFKRIAQVDLEQRMKYILDQEQIKYDDKALAVIAQVADGGMRDALSILDQLLSYEKETVNYEDALQITGFAAKEKIEAILLALLERDASKALTLAQTELQNGASSKNILDELIDMATNALMIVKADGVNQSNFLSSDFIKKIANVPAQRYFHLIAAANTALNDLRYTNQQQIPLEVFLVASTNDVLPQAAATVGAPANKANDGGTDLQAEITALKKQVVDLTEQFSKLAQMPANYNSDQIYHIDSPSSKPQSKVQHAAPAKPKKKKAAKNTARANEQNRQQVYHVLENATKKDLQAIKDVWPDLQSVLAVSQRALLDVLEPVAASPDQVVMKCKYTLWFEKASSDDDLLTKLTGEIAKFTQHDYEIVLVPDEDWLKVRQDFIKTHGKELVKKQSTVAKEPLATEENNEVVTKAKDLFGDAVNIKD, encoded by the coding sequence ATGGCTTATCAAGCGTTATACCGCAAATGGCGACCACGCACCTTTGATAGTGTTGTCGGTCAAGAAGATATTACGAATACTTTGAAAAATGCGATTAAGCGCGGCACAGTTTCGCATGCTTTTTTGTTTGCTGGTCCACGCGGGACCGGTAAGACTTCGTGTGCCAAAATTTTTGCGAAGGCCTTGAATTGTACTAACCTGCAAGATGGTGAACCTTGCAATGAGTGCGCTAATTGTTTAGCTGCCGATAAAGGAGTAATGCCTGATATCATGGAAATTGATGCCGCTTCTAATAACGGTGTTGATGAAATACGCGAGATTCGGGACAAGGTTAAATATGCGCCGACACAGGGCAAATACAAGGTTTATATTATTGACGAAGTCCATATGTTATCAATGGGTGCTTTCAATGCTTTACTAAAAACCTTGGAAGAGCCGCCAGAACATGTTGTCTTTATTTTGGCAACAACGGAATTACAGAAGGTACCAGCAACAATTATTTCGCGGACGCAACGCTATAATTTTAAGCGCATTGCTCAAGTAGACCTTGAACAGCGAATGAAGTATATTCTGGATCAAGAGCAAATTAAGTATGATGATAAGGCATTAGCAGTAATTGCCCAAGTAGCTGATGGCGGGATGCGGGATGCACTCAGTATTTTGGATCAATTGCTTAGTTATGAAAAAGAAACCGTCAATTATGAGGATGCGTTACAAATTACGGGTTTTGCTGCTAAAGAAAAGATTGAAGCGATTTTGCTGGCGCTTTTAGAGCGGGATGCCAGTAAGGCATTGACTTTAGCACAGACAGAATTACAAAATGGTGCTAGTTCTAAGAATATCTTAGATGAGCTGATTGATATGGCAACTAATGCTTTAATGATTGTTAAAGCTGATGGTGTTAATCAGAGTAACTTTTTAAGTAGTGATTTTATTAAAAAGATTGCGAATGTTCCAGCCCAACGTTATTTTCATTTAATTGCGGCAGCTAATACCGCACTAAATGATTTGCGTTACACCAATCAGCAGCAGATTCCGTTGGAAGTTTTCTTAGTTGCTAGTACAAATGATGTGCTGCCCCAAGCGGCTGCAACAGTTGGCGCACCAGCTAATAAGGCTAATGATGGTGGGACAGATCTGCAGGCTGAAATTACAGCTTTGAAGAAGCAGGTCGTTGATTTAACCGAACAGTTTTCTAAGTTAGCGCAAATGCCAGCTAACTATAATAGTGACCAAATTTATCATATTGACAGTCCTAGTTCTAAGCCGCAGTCTAAGGTGCAGCATGCGGCTCCAGCTAAACCTAAGAAAAAGAAAGCAGCAAAGAATACTGCTCGTGCTAATGAACAAAACCGTCAGCAAGTCTATCATGTACTTGAAAATGCAACTAAAAAAGATTTGCAGGCAATTAAGGATGTTTGGCCGGATTTACAATCAGTCTTGGCGGTTTCACAGCGAGCATTGCTTGACGTGTTGGAACCTGTGGCAGCAAGTCCTGATCAAGTAGTGATGAAGTGCAAATATACCTTATGGTTTGAAAAAGCTAGTTCAGATGATGACCTTTTGACCAAGCTGACAGGTGAAATTGCAAAATTTACGCAGCATGATTATGAGATTGTGCTAGTGCCGGATGAGGATTGGCTTAAAGTACGACAAGATTTTATTAAGACACATGGTAAAGAACTGGTTAAAAAGCAAAGCACAGTTGCCAAAGAACCACTTGCAACTGAAGAAAATAATGAAGTTGTGACGAAGGCCAAAGATTTATTTGGTGATGCAGTCAATATTAAAGATTAA
- the pgmB gene encoding beta-phosphoglucomutase, whose translation MKGVLFDLDGVIADTSIYHFQAWRKLIKDHFSLNLPNELEQQTKGVSRADSLKAILNFLNINVSKEQFEQLAAEKNQTYQKLLNNLTPKDILPGIQKLINDFKSHDVKLSLASASLNAPLILEKLDLRQDFDAIANPNEVKLGKPAPDIFLQAAKEIDVQPKDCVGIEDSIAGINAINSAGSLSIGVGEKEELNKAKLLFPTTADLNYSQIEMAWEQASAKLDNFE comes from the coding sequence ATGAAAGGCGTTCTCTTTGATTTAGACGGCGTTATTGCCGATACATCAATTTATCATTTTCAAGCATGGCGTAAACTAATTAAGGATCACTTTTCATTAAACTTACCTAATGAATTGGAACAACAAACTAAAGGTGTTAGTCGAGCAGATTCCTTAAAAGCTATCCTGAATTTTTTAAATATTAATGTTAGCAAAGAACAATTTGAGCAATTAGCCGCTGAAAAAAATCAAACATATCAAAAGTTACTAAACAACTTAACTCCAAAAGATATTTTACCTGGAATCCAAAAATTAATTAATGATTTTAAGAGCCATGATGTCAAGCTTTCTCTTGCTTCTGCAAGTTTAAATGCTCCTTTAATTTTAGAAAAATTAGATTTACGGCAAGATTTCGATGCAATAGCTAACCCAAATGAAGTTAAACTTGGAAAACCTGCACCAGATATTTTTCTTCAAGCTGCAAAAGAAATTGACGTGCAGCCAAAAGATTGCGTTGGCATTGAAGATTCGATTGCCGGAATTAATGCAATCAATAGTGCTGGCAGCTTATCAATTGGTGTAGGGGAAAAGGAAGAATTAAATAAAGCAAAATTATTATTTCCAACAACAGCAGACTTAAATTACAGCCAAATCGAAATGGCTTGGGAACAGGCATCAGCCAAATTAGATAATTTTGAATAA
- a CDS encoding folate family ECF transporter S component: MISKETFKLQLRDLILLGMVVAMKIILKQFSIGTQVVHISLDFIGNVLLGYLFGPIWGAVGGGIGDLVSSAFFGNQGGFFAGFTVSAMLGPVIYGLLLYRQPIKIGRIVVATIMVTVIINLGLNTLWLHLLYGLDFKAALLQRGAKELIVPWMQMFVTYFVLQALSRVKIRK, encoded by the coding sequence ATGATTTCAAAAGAAACTTTCAAACTACAATTGCGGGATCTAATTCTATTAGGGATGGTTGTAGCAATGAAAATTATTCTTAAACAGTTTAGTATTGGCACACAAGTCGTTCATATTAGTCTGGATTTTATCGGTAATGTGCTGCTAGGATATTTGTTTGGCCCTATCTGGGGAGCTGTTGGTGGTGGTATCGGTGATTTAGTTTCTTCCGCTTTTTTTGGTAATCAAGGTGGCTTTTTTGCCGGTTTTACGGTGAGTGCAATGCTGGGACCGGTGATTTATGGGCTATTACTTTATCGGCAACCGATTAAAATTGGGCGGATTGTCGTTGCTACTATTATGGTAACGGTGATTATTAATTTGGGCTTGAACACATTATGGCTACATCTTTTATATGGCTTAGACTTCAAGGCAGCATTGCTGCAGCGAGGAGCTAAGGAACTAATTGTTCCTTGGATGCAAATGTTTGTAACCTACTTTGTTTTGCAAGCTCTTTCTCGTGTTAAAATAAGAAAGTAG
- the tmk gene encoding dTMP kinase — protein MGSYFISFEGPDGAGKSTVIAQVAAKIAPKLATQYLVTREPGGSKIAEQIRQFILDPKNDKLTAKTEALLYAASRSQHMAETIIPALAAGKVVFSDRFVDSSLAYQGMGRNLGIAAVKQINDFATSGIAPDLTLFLDVRPEVGLARIAKDRSGQEDRLEQEKLTFHQRVYQGYQQVNEQDHERIQVVDAERSLDQVVADCVKIIANHLPPELLKD, from the coding sequence ATGGGAAGTTACTTCATTAGTTTTGAAGGTCCTGATGGGGCCGGTAAAAGCACAGTTATTGCGCAGGTTGCTGCTAAAATCGCACCAAAATTAGCAACACAATATCTTGTGACGCGCGAACCTGGTGGCTCAAAAATTGCGGAGCAGATTCGCCAGTTTATTTTGGATCCAAAAAATGACAAGTTGACAGCTAAAACTGAAGCGTTGCTTTATGCCGCTTCTAGAAGTCAACATATGGCGGAAACGATTATTCCGGCGTTGGCAGCTGGCAAGGTTGTTTTTTCTGATCGGTTTGTTGATAGTTCATTAGCTTATCAAGGCATGGGTCGTAATTTAGGAATTGCGGCGGTTAAACAGATTAATGATTTTGCCACTAGTGGTATTGCCCCTGATTTGACGCTCTTTTTAGATGTGCGACCAGAAGTTGGCCTCGCTAGAATTGCTAAAGATCGCTCTGGTCAAGAGGATCGCTTAGAACAAGAAAAATTAACTTTTCATCAACGAGTTTATCAAGGTTACCAGCAGGTTAATGAGCAAGATCATGAGCGAATTCAGGTGGTTGATGCTGAACGTTCGCTTGATCAGGTTGTTGCCGATTGTGTTAAAATTATCGCAAACCATTTACCACCAGAATTGCTAAAGGACTGA
- a CDS encoding DNA polymerase III subunit delta: MTIDITKKGAKEAAFLARAFTRKQLAHSYLFVAGDEEQAVNTAYWLACLFNCTGEKRPDGTCQNCRQIISGNHPDVLLVTTEGKQSLGIDQIRPLKEELAKSPVQSSCRFFIINEAQKLTLSAANALLNLLEEPVAPVVTVLITNNADQILPTVRSRTQIINFNNAEQVDDKTSLLIQNGFTNDEIAELNDTRNLDQLVKYFYQEMLEDNSLAVVSAHKLAELAKSKVSQNYVLLLLKMKAQAELSNDNQVVGAKMLKDLVQIDKMRFSNVSFRNLLDYLALQWKR, from the coding sequence ATGACAATCGATATTACAAAAAAGGGCGCTAAAGAAGCAGCCTTTTTAGCGCGGGCATTTACGCGCAAACAATTGGCACATAGTTATTTGTTTGTTGCTGGTGATGAGGAACAAGCAGTGAATACTGCTTATTGGCTTGCTTGCTTATTTAATTGTACAGGTGAAAAACGTCCTGATGGCACATGTCAAAATTGCCGGCAAATTATCTCGGGTAATCATCCCGATGTTTTACTTGTGACAACAGAGGGTAAGCAAAGCTTGGGCATTGATCAAATTCGACCGCTAAAAGAAGAACTAGCTAAGAGCCCAGTGCAAAGCAGTTGTCGGTTTTTCATTATTAATGAGGCACAAAAACTAACTTTATCTGCAGCTAATGCTTTGCTCAACTTATTAGAGGAACCAGTTGCTCCGGTAGTGACGGTTTTAATTACCAATAATGCAGATCAAATTTTGCCGACAGTTCGTTCAAGAACGCAAATTATTAATTTTAACAACGCTGAGCAAGTTGATGACAAGACGTCCCTGTTAATTCAAAATGGCTTTACTAATGATGAAATAGCAGAGCTAAATGATACGCGTAATTTAGACCAATTGGTTAAATATTTTTATCAAGAAATGCTGGAAGATAATTCCTTAGCAGTAGTTAGTGCGCATAAGTTGGCAGAATTAGCTAAGAGCAAGGTAAGTCAGAATTATGTTTTATTATTATTAAAAATGAAAGCGCAAGCAGAATTAAGCAATGATAATCAGGTAGTTGGAGCTAAGATGCTGAAAGATTTAGTGCAAATTGACAAAATGCGGTTTAGCAATGTTAGTTTTCGCAATTTATTGGATTATCTTGCTCTGCAATGGAAACGGTAG